In candidate division WOR-3 bacterium, the DNA window AAGCTCGAGGGCAAACCGATATACAGTGATGAGATGATAGAAGAGATAAATTGTGTTACAGAATATCCTGAGGCGGTCACCGGTGAATTTGATTCGAGCTATCTCGAACTGCCCGAAGAGGTCTTGAAGACCGTACTCAAAACCCAGGGGAATTTGATATGGATGAAACCGACGAATAAATTCATCTGTATCTTCAGTGCGAAAAAGAAAGCCCTCCAGAACGTAAAGCAGGGGTTTATAAACGTCGTCGCCGCAAAACTTTACGACGCCCATTTCTATTACAAGAACGATCTTAAACAGGGATTGAATAAACTTTTGAAACAGACTAAAGGTATGACCTGGATCAAGGGACTGGGGAGTTTATATGACAAATCGGTCCGTCTGAGTCAGGTGGTCGAACACTTTAAAAAGGTGGAAGGAATCGACCTTGAGGTGCTGAAGCGCGCCGCCCTGTTGTGTAAAGCAGACTTGCTTTCCGAGATGGTGCGGGAAAAGGACTTCACCTCATTGCAGGGGATTATGGGCGGCTATTACGCCCGTGCAGGCGGTGAAGATGAAAGAGTGGCACTTGCGATCAAAGAACATTACCTTCCGACATCCGCCGGTGATCGACTTCCTGCAACAAAAGAAGGAGCTGTTCTGTCCATCGTCGATAAGATCGATAATGTGGTCGGTGCCTTTCTCAGCGGAAACCGACCGAGTGGTTCTTACGACCCCCTGGCAGTACGCAGAAACGGCTATGCGGCGGTTACTTTAATAGATAAATTTTTAATCCGGATTTCGCTTTTTGAAATAATCGAAGCCCTCCTTGAATTTTACAGGAAAGAGTTCGATAAAAGAATAATCTTTGATTTTTTCATGGAAAGGGTGACACGTTTTCTCCATGACAGGAAATACAAATATGATGAGATAAAGGTGATTCTCGCCGACTGGAAAGGTGATGTCGTGGACAGCCGGATGAGGGCTTCCGCCCTTAAAGAATTCAGAGACAGACCCGAGTTCGTTAAACTTGTGATCGGACAGAAAAGGGTCAGGAATATCTTGAAGGGTGCAGGCAAGGTCGGCAGGGTGGATACCGCTTTATTGAAGGAAGAGGCTGAAAAGGTCTTATATGAAAAGGGACTGCAGACAGAGACCGAATTGAAGGAACTCTTCAAGGTATGTAATTACCACGGGATTTTGAATCTACTTTTGGATATGCGCCCCCACATCGATAAGTTTTTTGACGATGTACTGGTTATGTGTGAGGAGCAGGATTTGAGGAACAACCGTCTTGCACTGGTCCGTTTCATTCATAAACTTTTCTTGAAGTTCGGCGATTTCTCGGAGATCGTCATCGAAGGAGAAAAATAACCGAGGTGTTCCATTAAAAAGATATTTTTCGATCGGCTTAAAAAAGAAAATGTAGGAGAGGTGATCGAGGTCTTCGGCTGGGTCGACAGGGTCAGGAACCTTGGTGGTTTGCTGTTCATCGATCTAAGGGACCGTACCGGCATGCTTCAACTTGTTATCGATCCCAAAGAGCATCCTGAAGCGGTTGACCTCGGAGCCCAGGATTGCATTCGTGCAACAGGGATGGTGCGGGAGAGACCTGAAGGGCAGAAAAATCCTAAGTTGACGACCGGTGATATTGAACTTGACGTGGACGGTATGGAGGTGCTTGGCAAGTCGAAGGTGCCGCCTTTTGTCGTTGAGAACGACGTCAAAGCCGGCGAAGAACTGCGTTTGAGATACCGTTATCTTGATTTACGTCGTGAAACGATGCAGAGGGTGATTATCCTGCGTCACCGGATAGTCAGTGCGATGCGGGAATA includes these proteins:
- a CDS encoding glycine--tRNA ligase subunit beta, which encodes MIDFLLEIGFEEFPPSFLKKSAQELSDGVVTLLKKKHIFYRSVRVIYTPRRIGTLVLGLPRKQKPQIIEIQGPPKKVAFDEDNKPTQMLVGFMNANGLKQSQLSIKKTKKGEYVCAKKEIAGMLTEDILYEEVPGIIRNLEFPKTMIWPDSDMKFPRPIRWIVALLDRRPLRFKLAGVKADRYSSPNQHFSFKPIRLEKPREYLNFLRHGGVVADPAERKRIILKRLKQAAAKLEGKPIYSDEMIEEINCVTEYPEAVTGEFDSSYLELPEEVLKTVLKTQGNLIWMKPTNKFICIFSAKKKALQNVKQGFINVVAAKLYDAHFYYKNDLKQGLNKLLKQTKGMTWIKGLGSLYDKSVRLSQVVEHFKKVEGIDLEVLKRAALLCKADLLSEMVREKDFTSLQGIMGGYYARAGGEDERVALAIKEHYLPTSAGDRLPATKEGAVLSIVDKIDNVVGAFLSGNRPSGSYDPLAVRRNGYAAVTLIDKFLIRISLFEIIEALLEFYRKEFDKRIIFDFFMERVTRFLHDRKYKYDEIKVILADWKGDVVDSRMRASALKEFRDRPEFVKLVIGQKRVRNILKGAGKVGRVDTALLKEEAEKVLYEKGLQTETELKELFKVCNYHGILNLLLDMRPHIDKFFDDVLVMCEEQDLRNNRLALVRFIHKLFLKFGDFSEIVIEGEK